The Salvia splendens isolate huo1 chromosome 20, SspV2, whole genome shotgun sequence nucleotide sequence TCTAAATCAAAAACCAACCAGCTAACATGATATGATTGCATCTTGATGGAATACAGAGACGCTCTGGAAAAGGGAAAAGGCCTTTGATGAAGGGATCTCCTGTGAAGAAAAGCAGGAGAAAGGCTGTTGATGCTGAAGACTTAAACGAAGATACCATGGTAATCACCAACCCTTTATAGATTCTAAGAACTTTACATTGATTTTGGCCAACCAACTAACATGATAGCATCCTAATGGAATTCAGAACCACTCTGAAAAAGGGCAAGGGTCTTTCACGAAGGTATCTCTTGTGAAGAAAAGCAGGAGAAAGACTGTCATTTCTGAATACCTAAAAGAAGATATCATGGTAATCACCAACCTTTTATATATCCTAAGCACTTTACTCAATGGTTATGGTGTTATTCTCTGTATTCAAGTATTTAACCCCTAACTTTATGGTCTTAGCAGATACTGGCTTCTAAATGTAGGCATGTGTCTTCACAAGATGAAACCCGATCTGTTGAAGTATCTAAGCAAAACCAAAAAGGAAGTGCGCCACGTCCAAGGAAGAGGTCTGACCTTGTTATCCTTTTTTCATTTGATATTTTGGAACTCAGAGTTAAAGTTATCTCGACATGTCTTTTTCAATATCCATAAAGGTATTTTCCCCTTGTAAAAAATAATCTTTTAGTTATATGTTTAAGGCGATTGTAGGAGTGTGAGTTTTCTGTTGGTTCAGTGCAAAACTGGACTGAGCCTAAAAGATTGAAAAAAATTGAGAGGACTCGATCAGTGAATTACTACCCACCAAGTGCTCCCCTATCAGTGAATTGTTGTGCACCAAGTGCTTGCAATTACACACTCTTTCATGGTGGCTGCTTCTAGATCATTTGCAGCCTTACattactccctccttcccacaagaatatgcactctttcctttttagtccgtcccacaaaaatatacactttctaattttgaaaagtcttttcactctaatgaggtTGGAcccattctccattaacaatactttaattactttttctccctatccctctcttactttaccaattttacattaaaacctgtgccgaactcaaagtgcatattctttggggacagagggagtattaaatacgTTAGCCCAACTAAACAGATAAAGCAAATTTTTTGGTTTAATTTATTGATCCACCAGAATTTgagaaaaagggaaaaaatttTTTAGAGCGGACCCATTAAGTCAATATCTGAAGTATGAGCGTAGGCGGTAGCTAGATGTTGGACCTCGGGGACGATGCATATTGTATAGACTTCAGAGAAAAATATGAGATCATCGTGCGTACCTAGGGGCTTACATATGGAGGATATGAGATTGGAGATGCATATCTGATTTTTGAGGTTTTATTACTGACGTACTTATCTCTGCTGGAACTACTTACATAAAGGTTGAAATAGATTGCACCTGTTCAACTTTTACTTCGTAGCTGTTTCAGTTTTATATTTGAGGTAAGCTAGTTGGGCCACAATATGAATCCATGTTATATGTAGTACAGTATTATATATAACGAGAGGTTCAAATTAGTGTCATTTTTATTGTTAGTCCATCTGTGTACTGAATCCATTGTGTAAGATTACTGAATCTGTTGTGTAATTTACAGCACTCATAGTTCACAAAACAATGAAATCTACTGGGGTTCAGTACGAGTTGGCACAACAAATTTAGTAATTTTATACGTCCAGTAAATGCAGTGGACTAACGTACTAACAATAAGAAGGGGACTGATAATAACTTtcgcctatatatatatgtatgtatttaAATATTAGTTAAATAAATTGAGTTTTTTTTGGATAAGTTAATTTAGACTAGAAACAAGTTTGATTTGGCTATGTTATAGAATATAAGTATCGTACATCGGTCATGAGATACACCTACTACTTTTCTCTACTAtgtttttatactttttcacATATCTCTATATTAATGTTCTACATGGTACTGGAGCGAATTCGAATCCAGTCACTAGTTTACTCTCGAAAAAAGTTGCTAGTTTAGTCtcgaaaaaaaaaccaaaaattagGGTTAACTCTTGAATGTGGGATTTAGGTGCCTCTACCCATATTATTGGTACAAAATCCTTTTTGACATCTTTTTCTCCAACCTCTCTTCGTCTGTTCGTCTTGCTAATGACACATATTTCCTGGTAACAGGAATATTTGAGAAAATCTAAGGCAGCTCTTCTTTTGCAAAGTACACTACTACACTTACAGACATAAGTCTCATGTCCAAGCCTTTATAGTTAGAACTGATCTCAGTGACCAACTAAGACATCCCAATccataattatgttttatttccTCCTAACTTAAACTTCTCTCAATAAACTAAAacagtgaaataaaatatttctgtTGGATCCTGTATGTTTGTTGCCTTTTCTTTCCCTCATATGTGAATACACCTGAACCTTCCTTATAGATAATGCCCACCCCCACCCAAAAAGAGTCCCtagccttgtcctcaagggCTGAACCATTGAAGTGAGGAAATTGTTCCTGAAAATCCACACCATCAACGTATGTAGCGTCATCGACTAGACCGGAAATCCACaaatatactaaaaaaaatactagggTTGTGCTTTGAGACAAGTGACCTAGAATTCTCATTAAGTGGGAAAAAATTGCGAGCAAACAATGCCATCTAACCAAACAACAGTGTTAGGGGTGTGTCTGGGCGCACAAAGCGCGGTTTTCGTCGCCACAAGGTGACCGGGGCGAGCAGGGTGTGTTGGGGGCAGTTGGGGCGAGGCTAGGACACCGGGGGAGGCGGTTGGGGCGCTAGTGTGCTAGGAAAGAAAGAAGATAAGTTcatatttattgttattatgCCTAAGTAATGTTCcttttaatattataaagaaACCTAATTTATAGCCTCATTCCACTAATTAATACCTTACCTTTTGGAACTAAAGATTATTTAATATATCATTTTCACCTCCAGTTAAGTGTCTCAATATCAAAAAATCTTACGCTCCATGACTGCATTCAATCCTACATACTAAATATATCTCTCTTCATGAAGTGTTCATGTGTTTTGCAATAGTTGAAAAATTTGTGCACCCCGGTTCATGTGGCGCCCCCTTATCGCACCGAACAAATCTTCTCGGTCCGCCTTGTACGCCTAACAACACTGCCAAACAATAAATGTGTTTTAGGCCAATGAGATGACCATATCTAGAAAAAATTTATGACCACGATTTTAACAAAATAAGCACTTTAAAATCCATGCTCGCATTTTCCACGTGTGTTTAGGAGTAGGGAGTTATAGCAATAAGTTGGAGCACAAGTATATTGCATAAAATCTTTTGCCGCACAGGAAGGGGTCAACTtccttgggacgaagggagtactttgTTTCCTAATAAGACAAGTGACgcaatttccattttatattttattatgctTGGCCTGTCGGAATAAAGAAGAACTAAACCAAATACTAGTAGTTCAAATGGAATTATGACCGAATATGAATGATAACAAGAAATCGAAAGAGATTGTCTCTTTATCCCAATGACATGTAAAATGTTGAAGTATAACTTTCCACCCACTGATTTAAGGATTCCAATGACAACATGTCTTCGATTGGTATGCTGAGCTCAGTTTCAATATGGGTGATTTTAATTAATTCGTTCAAATCTACTCAAAACAATAGCTCATGAAGACAACTGATCTAGGATCCTCATGAACTCTGAAATTTGAGACCGAACATCTTCTCACCAAGTAATAAAATTGTCGACTGACATGTATGCACAGAGTTGTTATATTGCGGTTATCTTCCTGAAAATCATGCATATTTTCAAGCATATATGTCGACTGACATGTGTGCACAGAGTTGTTATATTTGAAAGCTTACGTCCTTTTAGAACTGTCCTTGATATTTCCGATGCATTACTTCAGAACTACTTAAACATGGCTCCTatcctctctctttctttctctgcTTGTGTGCATGAAGAACTTACTACTTCCTTCTCTATTAATAGGGCTAACAATTTTTGACACAACACGATCATCCGACACGAATTCGCATGAAATTGTTGGTTTtgggccgacatgtttgcacaAAGTTGTTATATTTGAAAGCTTACCTCCTTTTAGAACTGTCCTTGATATTTCCGATGCATAACTTCAGAACTACTTAAACATGGCTCCTatcctctctctttctttctctgcTTGTGTGCCTGAAGAACCTACTACTTCCTTTTCTATTactagggctgacaatttttgacacgacacgatagtCCGGCATGAATCCGCACAATCCgacacgaaattattgggttttgGTCAAGCTTTCCTGTGTCCGTGTccttatcaggttgacccgttAAGAACCCTATAATTTCGGTTTGGGTTCGGGTTGGATATGaataacccattaagaaatagtattattatttttaatttttcagaaTTTCTAAACTCCAGAGATGAGCAGAATTTTCCATCTTGAGagattttaattatatgttaTGCATAGTGACATTTCTGCCCTGCTTTATTGTGAGGTTGCTCTGCTTACAGTTTGTATTATTGTTCAATCTAATTATAGAGTCTGTCTTGTATATCCCACTATTTATTAAAATCTAATAATGTTAATTTTTGCTTTCTCACAGATAATAATCTGCCGTCGACCCGCGATCCTGTGGATCAGCTGAAGATGATTGTCCTATGTTGTGGTACGGAAAATAAACTCAGAAAAAAGAACCAGAAGGGACTTGTGTTATATGCTTGAGAATACTGTTTGTTCATGCATTTTCTCCTCTCCTGGCTACAATGGTATCGCTCTGCGGAATTTCTATTTCTCTGGTAATATTGTTAAATATACAACTGAAAAGCGAAATCGAAAGTATTAAATAAACTGGAAGTTAATAGAGAAATGTAATCATTCCGGTCCACTTCTTGTCTAAATTATACATAACCATGCGCAAACGCTAAAATATTGAGAGTGCCAGTTTGTGCAGGGGATATTGAGATTGCACCTAAATGTTTGTTGCATTTCACTTTCTTGTAAGAGATAGTCTCTTGTTTCGTTTGAATGTGCCTTTCAGTTTACACTGTGTTCGGTTGATAATATGAATAGAATCTTttaagaaaaaggaaatgagaGCTAGTAAAAACAGAAAATGCTGACGAATTATCCTATTTGAAAATTACTGCAACCACAAAGGAGTAAGAGCAATTAATTTACTAGTTTAATGTAATACATGGTTACTGCAATCACAGAAAtatatcaattaaaaaaacggTTTTGAGTTACTCTCTCTTATTAATGGCGTTTTTCCTAAAATTGCTACTACTTTTGTTTGCTAGACAATGAAATGTAAAAGATTCTCTCTATGTTGTTGCTGCATGTTTATCTGTCACTTATAAAACAACCCCTCTACACATTTTGTgcatttctttctctttttttaaaaaaattttttgcACTGCTTAGAGATAGGACTTCATTCTCTCAGCAGAAACATGAGTGATGCTGGTGCCCCAGATTCATCACTTGTTGAGAAGTTGAAGAAATTTCTAATGAAGTACGGGGTTGAGCTTCATAAACCCTATGATTGTACAGAAGAGCTTATTAAAAGACTTGATGTAAGCTTACTTTCCCTTTGTCAGAGTACGGGGCTGAGCTTCTTAAACCCTATGATTTTAGAGAAGCACGATGTGTAGAATGTCTTTCGatacgacacgataatccggcACGAATCTGCACgaaattattttgttttctcgAACTCATAACTTACCTTTATTATTGGTGCATGCTTCTGTTCTATTTGCAATACACGAGTAAGGGCCCATACAGATAGATGTGTGCATTTAATATATGTTTATACACTTTCAATTTTTGGTATATATCATATTGAATTCAGCTTCAACTGTTGTTTCATTTCCATATTAAGAGCTGCAAGCGAATCTGTTGGTGAAGAGATGGTCGGATGCAGGATAAAGGTTTGGTGGCCTCTTGATCAGACGTAAGTACTAATAGTTATAGCTAGGAGCGCTAAACTTCTCATTCTGACGCGTCCTTACACCTTCAAGATTTGTTCCTGTTTGTAGGTTTTACAAAGGCAAAATTATGGCTTTTGACGACTTTTCCACCAGGTAAGATTTCTTATTTCGACGTACATGGGGATTCTCCAATGTGTGTGCAGTGCAATCGGTGTGCAGTGTTGATTTCTTGATCCAGATATGCATAATTAAATTGGGTCCTGCATTGTGATTAATATCTCTATATTCTTATTCTGGCTATTTCATGACTTTAATTAGGTTGATTATGATGATGGTAAAATCGAAATATTAAATTTGGCAACAGAACGGTGGGAGCTTCTACATGTAAGTAATTTGTCTGCTGGTGTTAGTTTTGTGTTCATTTTGTTGTGGTTTCTACATGTTTCTATATGTGATGTGCCTTTACACATTTAACAGGAGCCAGAGATGGGTGCAGATCCCAGTTCTTGTAAAGCGAAATAAGCTTCTTTTTTTATGATTCTGCACCTTATTACTTTGCTATGTTTTCTGAACACTAAACTAGCTGGATCTAATTATCTAATTAGTATTGGAGTGATCGCATCTGATGTACAATTAATCATAAACCTGTCCATTTTTCATTCCCTACTTCTTATGAAGCCAACTAGTCTGATTAGAAATTCCATAGACTCCAATATCCTTTTCATTTCAGGCTAAACTTGATTATTGAAAAAGTTGTTTTTAGAAAATAGGGTTAAGTTGAGTTTGAAGAAATTATGCAGTGTGTGCAGTGCAATcggtgtgcagtgtgtgtaccGTGTAGTGCAATCGGTGTTCAGTGTGTGCGCACAAGTGCAGTGCAGTGTGTGTAGTGCAATcgatgtgtagtgtgtgtacagTGTAGTGCAATcggtgtgcagtgtgtgtaccGTGTAGTGCAATCGGTGTTCAGTGTGTGTGCACAAGTGCAGTGCAGTGTGTGTAGTGCAATCGGTGTTCAGTGTGTGTACCGTGTAGTGCAATCGGTGTTCAGTGTGTGTACAAGTGCAGTGTGTGTAGTGCAATcgatgtgtagtgtgtgtacagTGTAGTGCAATCGGTGtggtgtgtagtgtgtgtactgTGCAGTGTGCAGTGCAATCGGTGTTCAGTGTGTGTACCGTGTAGTGCAATCGGTGTTCAGGTACAGTGGctgtgcagtgtgtgtagtgCAATCGGTGTTCAGGTACAGTGGCTGTGCAGTGTGTGCATTGCAATcggtgtgtagtgtgtgtacagtgcattgtgcagtgtgtgtagtgCCATCGGTGTAGTGTGTGTACAATGCAGTGGGTGAGCAGTGTGTAGTTTGTGAAGGTGCCAAATTTTATAGTAACTATTTAGATATCCAATTatctacttttgatatggaatGGAATTCATGTTGCGGAATTGGTAGTACTGTAACTCAAAGTATTTTGCGGTACCAAATATTGGTGTTGGAATTGAAGAATCCAATTCCAATTTaccaaataaattttttaaggcGTTTAAAGCATATGTATATATCTTTAGAGTGTTTCAACGGCTTAAAAAAATATGCTTTTATGTATCCATCATGTAATGATACAAAtgcttttttatttgttttgcaaaCAAACAATGGTTTGATGCTTAATAATTAAACCTTACCTGTATTGATTCATTTTATATTCATATCTAgcgaaaattattttaaatttaaataatcattTTAGTTTTAGTGAAGATCTGCTCTTATTGTTACGTTGAAGCATGCCAAAGAAATTTTAGGTGAAAGCAGTTGCTATTGTTGCATAGTGAATGGCACTCCTGACTTCAAATGGGTTGTAAAAATGAAAACTATACAGAGAACTCAAGGTTTCCGATCACAAAGCCTATGCATATACAAGCATGGGCAATAGAAGTGTTGCATACTTAGATATCAGAACACTTGGGGGCTGCTCGGTTTGCCAGATCAGGATCAAATATGTGTTGTGTTTAGTTCATGATATTCAATTTCACAATTTAATCCTAGATagataatcatgtgataattagtcataaccaCCCCTCCAACTAGAagaatctcacaactcaatcttagatggattataatataataattagttATGACAACCGAACCGGCACCTTGTAAGACTATACACTTCACTTTGAAATTTATAAACACTATGAATTCAAGTATACATCCGCCTACGTTTCAATCAATCTAGTTCAACCTGGAGGCTTTATGGTAATCATTAATACTTGAATCTAAGACCTTATGAATTATCTGTTCACCACTGCAGATTAAAAAACTTATCTTTTAAGGACGTAGaaaatgagatttaattagtggaaattttttaaaaataacaacattTAGCACGCAATAGAAAGTGTTCCTAAATTAAGAataaattaacttaatctttttattttttatgatgcTTCCATTAGCGTCCTTTAATTTTAGTAGGGACGCCAATAATAATGATGCTTTTTGGAGTGTTGGTGGTATATTTAGAAACTCAAATTAGCATCCTTATTTACGTTAAAAAGTGTCcttaacaatatttttttattgtagtgCACTGAAATAGTAAATGAGCCAACAAAAGGAGACAAAAAATGTTCTTACAACAATTCTCCAATACAGCGACATCTCCACTATACCACACCATTATCAATTACTCCATTTGTCAATAATTAATGTGTGAAACACATTATAGAAACCCTTCTCTTTGTTTGAGGATTGTAACCAATTTTAACAGACACATTTGATCTAAGACAAGGAAGAGTGGGTGTGGATATTATTGTATAATAGTTTTTGCATGTGATCTAATTTCATCATTAGTTATGCCCATACTGTTTATGGGCCATCGTATCTGTGCATGATTATCATACCATAATTTGAATGATGCATAAATTAATCATGTCTATTTTCGTTTTGAATgtgatttattaatttatgtgtgCATGGTAATCCTAATCCATATGTAATGAGGCAGAGAAGTAAAATTAAATAGTGGAGAATATTTGTGTTCATGAACTGGGACAATTAATGTGATTCCTACTAATAATTAATGGCAATTACcatagatacattggttttgAACCAATTCTCAATCATCTGTTCATGTGTCATGTCCAAAAGAGAGggagaaattattattataattgccATTTTATAATTGGTACCTTGCGACAAAATTTTCTTAGGAAGGACTTAGTTTTTCTGAAATGTACATCGATGATTTTATATTAACTTACAGCAATGCATATGGTTTCAAGTAGAGTTTGATAGTTATTTgtttaatatatctaaactcAACTTATGAACTTAGACTCACAATGTAAATAGATTGGTTGCATATTACGGCTATAATTGTGATTTAGTAATACCATTTGTACCTCCAACATCAATTATAGGAAGTTATAATAATCTGGgtgtaaaattttataaaataataattttatcttCGGAAGCCAAACAAATAGGacaaattgtaaataaattataaaatttgatcaaattctatGTACCATATTTTATAAAAGCAGAATAATAAATCACCAGGTTTAAAAACTTTGCAATTATGATTGGGTCCATATTTGGCCTATGTGTACAAATTTTAATGACATGGCACACACATGTCTTGATTTAAATAATGTTGCATATATGTGTATTACTAACAgtcatttaatttatgaaatatggTCAAATTTTGGTATGTCCCGttaagttttaaaataaaatattaaattattaatttttagtttttctcaATTATCATATCTGCACACAAAACAACGCCGTTTACTCATGCTCAAAAAACATTGAAGAATGGTTCAACATTCTGTTTTGTAACTAAAGAGAAGTTTTATTCTACATTCGATTAAATCTATCTCGGTTCAAAGGAAAATTATTGTTGTTCTATATGAGGAAACCGTCACAATTTTTTAACAAGTTGAATTAAAGAAGAAAACTGGCtagtttgttttttaattaatgtttcCATATCAGTAGTAACTAAAAATGACATTGAAACTTTCAATAGAGACAGGTATGAAAATGCTGGCTGTAATGTACCCTCCTCTTGTGTACATTCACATATTGATAATAAATaagatattatatttaaaaacataaattttcaataaaatagGAAATGCAAAAGCTTGCTGTCAATCGTCCGTTTGTCGTGGCAGgtgtagtaataaataatttaccACATGAGAAGTGTTCATTTTACATAGGGGTCAATCTAAAGTTTACTGAAATAACAAAACAAGAGGGAAAAAAGGATATAAATAACATCTGTTTGGATTCTATTATCCTTCACATACATGTATTTTAAATGATATCATATACTACATATAAACTCATTGAAAAAAGTGGTTAATTAATGTAAAGTGTTTACAGAAACGGATATTAACAGTGAGATGAGGAAGACACTTTGCTTTGCAAAACATATGAATAATTTCTCAGTTATGGCCTTTTACAATTCATTTAAGTTtatataatttttgtatttatttttatttcagatTAATATAAATTAACCGCATTTAAATACTTGGTATTTCTGTTTTAGGAGACAATTAATAATTTTACTGGAAAATTCTACTATAACATTGTGATATATGCAAAACTCAATCTTTATACAGaattaaatatatgaaaattgtTTTCAGATAACACGGATATAttgttttcaatttattttagaaatttgaattttaaaaatacagAAGTAACATAAAACGATCTAAAATACTACCCCCTTCTTACATTAGGAGTCATATTTGGtgtgggcacgggttttaagaaatgtaaagaaacgtgagttgaataagttagtaaaCTATGGatccacttatatatattagttttataataaaatgtgagtgaaataagttggtggaatgcgtggcttatttaccatttatggttaaaatgaaatgtgactcttattgtgggacaaaccgaaatagcaaaatgtgactcttattgtgagacggaggtagtagtaccgagatataatctaggattgagttgtgaaacAATTTTAGTTAGAGGAgttggctatgactaattatcttatgattatccatctaggattgaattatgagattcaatctcatgaaccaaacacactacatatttaatttcgAGATACAATCTTTCAAACCGAACAACATCTATGgctattaaaatagaaaatgaaacacAAACATCCCCTCACCAATCTATCTTGGTAAATACTAAGGTCAACAAAGCACAGTATAATTCATTGCTACCACGTTGTTCTCCATTCACTCTTCCAAATCATATATCTCAACCAAGAAAGAGTTAGAGATGGAAGGCGAAAACAGCAACGACATGTACAAAGAATGCCTGAGGAACCATGCAGCCAGCCTCGGCAGCTACGCCACCGACGGCTGCGGCGAGTTCACATCACAACACACTTCCCTCAACTGCGGCGCGTGCGGCTGCCACCGCAACTTCCACCGCAAAGTCTCCGCGGAGATGATAGACTGCGGCGGATCTGCGGGGAAGAAGCGGTTCCGGACCAAGTTCACGGAGGAGCAGAAGGAGAAGATGATGAGCTTCGCAGACAAGTTGGGATGGAAACTGCAGAGGAAAGAGGAAGAAGACGAGATCGAGAGGTTTTGCAGAGGAATTGGGATTACGAGGAAAGTCTTCAAAGTTTGGATGCACAATCATAAAAACTCTCCCACTCTTTCTGCTTCAACTGGAAATGCTTCTTCTCTCAGTGATGATCATCATCACTAGACATATATAATAATAACCTTCTTTTCTAATTCTTCTCTtgtaataacattttttttaaaacaaaaccctttttctttcttttgtgtATGTATCATGGGAATGTAATGTTCTAGATGTATACATTTGTAATGGGAAACAATGTCAATTTCCATTTATGTGTTGGCATTCTAGCTCATCAACCGAAAACCCAATTATAGAACCTTCAAAATGAACC carries:
- the LOC121782192 gene encoding zinc-finger homeodomain protein 9-like, which translates into the protein MEGENSNDMYKECLRNHAASLGSYATDGCGEFTSQHTSLNCGACGCHRNFHRKVSAEMIDCGGSAGKKRFRTKFTEEQKEKMMSFADKLGWKLQRKEEEDEIERFCRGIGITRKVFKVWMHNHKNSPTLSASTGNASSLSDDHHH